GCCGGTATAATTTCGTAAAGGCGCTTCAGCGCAGAGAACGGGTCCTTGTCCGCACCATGCATCGCCTGAGCAACTTCGGGTTTATTCTGTGATCCAAAAGGCCAGAGCAGACAGATCTGCGTGAAGAGTAAGATGTGTTCCTGCTCGCTCAAACCGTAGCCCATCGCAGCGTCTACATTCTCCTTGATACCAGATTCCACGGATCCATAATGCTTCTCGACCATCAACGCAGTGTATGGGGACTCCCCCATGAGCACATTGGAGAGATTATAGATGAGGGCTGCGCGCTTTTTCTGCTCCATGTCCGCCAGATGCTCTTCGCGCACCTCCCACCACGGCCGCTCCGATGCCAAACGGTAATTTTCGGCAAGTTCCTGTTCGGTGCGGCCGAGCAAGGACGGATTGCCGACATCCAACCACTGCCGCTCCCCTTCTGCATTGCTGACTGGAATAAAAAGTCGCGCGACAGGTCCCATGAACCACCCCAACTCCTGATCGGTGTACATCGGAATCATCCGCCGCAGCGCGGCCGAATCCTGGAATCTGTAGAACGACTTGGCTCCTGAGGGGAGAACGACTTCGCACAGACTGCGCCAATGCCTGCAATGCAATTCCCCGTTTGCAGCGGTGATCGCGAGAAAACCCCAATCCAAAAAGCTGGCCAGGAGGTAGCTTTCGAGTTCGCAACCTGCTTCGAGTCGCACCCAGTAGGGCATCGTGCTCAAAAGTTTCGCGTAAGGGGTTTCAGCCAGGATGGGGCGATACTGACACCCGGTGTTCAGGGAAAAAAAGTCATGGAGCAAATCCGGACCGGAATCGATGGCAAGAACGACATCGACGTGCAGCCCGGTGCTGCGCGTCGTGCGGAGTACGTCAATGAGTTCCGATGTCGTGATGGATCCGAAGGCCCGAGG
The DNA window shown above is from Desulfomicrobium escambiense DSM 10707 and carries:
- a CDS encoding DUF4123 domain-containing protein, giving the protein MTAPAIQAPRAFGSITTSELIDVLRTTRSTGLHVDVVLAIDSGPDLLHDFFSLNTGCQYRPILAETPYAKLLSTMPYWVRLEAGCELESYLLASFLDWGFLAITAANGELHCRHWRSLCEVVLPSGAKSFYRFQDSAALRRMIPMYTDQELGWFMGPVARLFIPVSNAEGERQWLDVGNPSLLGRTEQELAENYRLASERPWWEVREEHLADMEQKKRAALIYNLSNVLMGESPYTALMVEKHYGSVESGIKENVDAAMGYGLSEQEHILLFTQICLLWPFGSQNKPEVAQAMHGADKDPFSALKRLYEIIPAQTAP